A single window of Flavobacteriales bacterium DNA harbors:
- the tsaE gene encoding tRNA (adenosine(37)-N6)-threonylcarbamoyltransferase complex ATPase subunit type 1 TsaE, translated as MGAGKTTLIKQFCQFLGIEDEVSSPTFSLVNEYESPIGPVYHFDLYRIRSVEELFDIGYEDYFFSGYLCLVEWPEMASDIIPGNHISVKIRVENDQRIITVTN; from the coding sequence ATGGGTGCCGGTAAGACCACGCTTATCAAGCAATTCTGCCAGTTTTTGGGAATTGAAGATGAAGTGAGCAGTCCCACCTTCTCGCTGGTCAACGAGTACGAAAGCCCTATTGGTCCCGTTTACCACTTCGACCTTTACCGCATCCGATCTGTGGAAGAACTCTTCGACATCGGTTACGAAGACTACTTCTTTAGTGGGTATCTTTGCTTGGTGGAATGGCCGGAGATGGCTTCGGACATCATTCCGGGAAACCATATTTCGGTAAAGATCCGAGTTGAAAACGACCAGCGAATTATTACTGTAACCAACTGA
- a CDS encoding alanine dehydrogenase: MTSKEGSFFTLTASGGLMPQEEMLEIAKSQQQLFIGIPKECTLQENRVALIPEAVARLVHNGHRVIIETGAGKGAHFEDRDFSEAGAKIAYSTKEVYESDIILKVDPPSLEEIDHMKPGQCLISALQLSVHPENYLKQLMKKKVTAIAVDFIRDRDGGYPFVRSMSEIAGSTVVLIAAEYLSNVNGGKGLMLGGVLGVPPTEVVVLGAGTVGEYAARAAIGLGSSVKIFDNSLQKLSRLQNDIGQRLYTSTIHPDVLANALETADVVIGAIRSKKGRAPILVTEEMVSNMKFGSVIIDVCIDQGGCIETSVVTNHANPTFTKYGVVHYCVPNIASRVAQTASTALSNIFSPMMLEMADVGGLNNMMRFHEGLRSGVYTYNGAVTNEYLAKTFDLPFKDLNLIMATF, from the coding sequence ATGACCAGCAAAGAAGGCAGTTTTTTCACCCTTACAGCTTCTGGCGGACTGATGCCGCAAGAAGAAATGTTGGAGATCGCCAAGAGCCAGCAGCAGCTTTTTATCGGCATTCCCAAAGAATGTACGCTTCAGGAAAACCGTGTGGCGCTGATACCGGAAGCCGTTGCGCGACTGGTACACAATGGCCACCGCGTTATTATTGAGACCGGAGCCGGAAAAGGTGCGCACTTTGAAGACCGGGATTTCAGCGAAGCGGGCGCGAAGATCGCCTACAGCACGAAGGAGGTTTACGAGTCGGACATCATTCTGAAGGTCGATCCACCATCGTTGGAGGAGATCGATCACATGAAACCGGGGCAATGCCTCATCTCTGCCCTTCAGCTTTCGGTTCACCCCGAAAACTACCTGAAGCAGTTGATGAAGAAGAAGGTGACCGCCATTGCCGTTGACTTTATCCGCGACCGCGATGGCGGTTATCCGTTCGTGCGATCCATGAGCGAAATTGCGGGTAGTACGGTGGTTCTCATTGCCGCAGAATACCTCTCGAATGTCAATGGAGGAAAAGGCCTGATGTTGGGTGGCGTTTTGGGCGTTCCTCCAACCGAAGTGGTTGTACTTGGTGCGGGAACTGTGGGAGAATATGCGGCCCGTGCCGCCATCGGTCTGGGTTCGTCTGTGAAGATTTTTGACAATTCGCTGCAAAAACTAAGTCGCTTGCAGAACGATATCGGCCAGCGACTCTACACAAGCACCATTCATCCTGACGTGCTGGCCAATGCATTGGAAACTGCCGATGTGGTCATCGGAGCCATCCGTTCCAAGAAAGGCCGAGCACCCATTTTGGTTACGGAAGAAATGGTGAGCAACATGAAATTCGGTTCGGTCATCATTGATGTGTGCATTGACCAAGGTGGCTGCATCGAAACCTCTGTGGTCACCAATCATGCAAATCCCACATTCACCAAGTATGGTGTGGTGCATTACTGCGTTCCGAACATTGCTTCGCGCGTAGCGCAAACGGCAAGTACTGCTTTGAGCAACATTTTTTCGCCTATGATGTTGGAAATGGCAGATGTTGGCGGTTTGAACAACATGATGCGTTTCCATGAAGGATTGAGAAGCGGGGTTTACACGTACAACGGTGCCGTTACCAACGAATATCTGGCGAAGACCTTC